The following proteins are encoded in a genomic region of Lemur catta isolate mLemCat1 chromosome 10, mLemCat1.pri, whole genome shotgun sequence:
- the PTGES gene encoding prostaglandin E synthase isoform X2, with the protein MSVEGKGQAWCRRRPQVQSSRNLLWKETEPGVGFKCTLSGFSPSYSGGVPEAACRRGSHRPDSEKPCPGSNPSSATYWLCKALNASEPHFPAWCPMARGEDGESVAGPVPASPRAMSPPERHGDHLPLPLPGLHLLLPGS; encoded by the exons ATGTCTGTTGAGGGCAAGGGGCAGGCCTGGTGCCGCAGGAGGCCGCAAGTCCAGTCTAGCAGGAATTTGCTTTGG AAGGAGACGGAGCCAGGCGTCGGTTTCAAGTGCACACTCTCAGGCTTCAGCCCCTCCTATTCGGGAGGGGTCCCGGAAGCTGCATGCCGGAGAGGCAGCCACAGGCCTGACTCAGAGAAGCCCTgccctggttcaaatcccagctccgcTACTTACTGGCTCTGCAAAGCACTCAACGCTTCCGAGCCCCACTTTCCTGCTTGGTGTCCGATGGCCAGAGGGGAAGATGGGGAGAGTGTGGCAGGGCCAGTCCCAGCAAGCCCTAGAGCCATG AGCCCACCGGAACGACATGGAGACCATCTaccccttcctcttcctgggcTTCATCTACTCCTTCCTGGGTCCTGA